From the genome of Flavobacterium luteolum, one region includes:
- a CDS encoding TonB-dependent receptor, with translation MKNALSIYWKYCFLLISLLVSVEAFSQNQPSEKKPQIKELDEVLINGNSAEKRKKEESLNVETVNNSFIQRNLGGSLMQSLQKLPGVKTISIGSGGSKPLIRGLSFNQVIVVENGLKHEGQQWGADHGLEIDQYAVNRVEIIKGPSSFIYGSDAVGGAINIKPLPLPSQNTFGGSVDLTGKSNNAQFGSSINLFGRNENWFFDSRVTTIDYGDYRVPTDVVHVYSYAVPLYKNHLRNTAGRELDFHLSSGYSGEHFKSVFYFSNVHTKSGFFANAHGLEPRNVDLELHDKSSRDILMPYQQVNHLKVSNTTSFQLGNHAFETQIGFQNNFRREYSHYVNHGYMPPIYPEDMYAPQDLERQYDKDVWSFSAKDEFRIQNHQITIGTNVIFQQNEIGGWSFLIPAFTQFNAGLFAYDKIELNEKWFLNGAVRYDYGKIKMKSYYDWFQSPVSENNQTELEYLQRSEDLTKTFDSFTWSVGANYNPGKLSLKANLGSSFRMPIAKELASNGVNYHYFRFEKGNPNLDAERSYQLDLGVEWKAQNFSFQLTPFVNYFPNFIYLNPTAAHDIYYGAGNQVFEYEQSKVFRYGAEFQTRYYFLKSLSAEIGAEYLYSEQKSGSKKGYTLPFSPPPSVLLGLNYEPQISFLKEPYFSVDYRFTAQQNNIVPPEKKTAESHVFNLAFGSKIKTEKQDISINIQIQNLFNTRYLNHTSFYRLIELPEAGRNIIVSMKIPFLVSR, from the coding sequence ATGAAGAATGCCCTATCCATTTATTGGAAATATTGTTTTTTACTCATCAGTTTATTGGTTTCAGTTGAAGCTTTTTCTCAAAATCAGCCTTCAGAAAAGAAACCACAAATCAAGGAACTTGACGAAGTTTTAATTAACGGAAATTCTGCCGAAAAACGCAAAAAAGAAGAATCACTGAATGTTGAAACGGTAAACAATAGTTTTATTCAGCGTAATCTTGGCGGGAGTTTAATGCAGTCTTTGCAGAAATTGCCTGGCGTTAAAACTATTTCGATTGGTTCGGGAGGTTCAAAACCGCTTATTCGTGGTTTGAGCTTTAATCAGGTGATTGTCGTTGAGAACGGTTTGAAACACGAAGGCCAACAATGGGGCGCAGATCATGGATTGGAAATCGATCAATATGCTGTAAATCGGGTAGAAATTATAAAAGGTCCTTCTTCATTTATTTACGGATCTGATGCTGTGGGCGGCGCGATAAACATTAAACCTTTGCCTCTTCCGTCGCAAAACACTTTTGGCGGAAGTGTTGATCTTACCGGAAAAAGCAACAATGCTCAATTTGGAAGTTCTATTAATTTATTTGGAAGAAATGAAAATTGGTTCTTTGATTCTCGAGTTACAACAATCGATTATGGTGATTATCGCGTTCCAACCGATGTGGTTCATGTTTATAGTTATGCTGTTCCGTTGTACAAAAATCATTTGCGAAATACGGCAGGGCGAGAACTTGATTTTCATTTAAGTTCAGGTTATTCTGGAGAACATTTTAAATCGGTTTTCTATTTCAGCAATGTGCATACCAAAAGCGGTTTTTTCGCGAATGCGCATGGACTTGAACCTCGAAATGTAGATCTGGAATTACATGATAAATCGAGCCGTGATATTTTGATGCCGTATCAGCAAGTCAATCATTTGAAAGTTAGCAATACTACCTCTTTTCAGTTGGGAAATCATGCTTTTGAGACACAAATTGGTTTTCAAAATAACTTTAGAAGAGAATATAGCCATTATGTCAATCACGGCTATATGCCTCCAATTTATCCTGAAGACATGTACGCTCCGCAAGATTTGGAACGTCAATATGATAAAGATGTCTGGTCGTTTTCTGCTAAAGATGAATTCAGAATTCAAAATCATCAGATTACAATTGGCACAAATGTTATTTTTCAGCAAAATGAAATTGGCGGATGGAGTTTTTTAATTCCAGCCTTCACTCAATTCAACGCTGGTTTATTTGCTTACGACAAAATTGAACTGAACGAAAAATGGTTTTTAAATGGAGCTGTTCGTTACGATTACGGAAAAATTAAAATGAAATCGTATTACGATTGGTTTCAAAGTCCGGTTTCGGAGAACAATCAAACGGAATTAGAATATTTGCAACGTTCTGAAGATTTGACCAAAACTTTTGACAGTTTTACGTGGTCGGTTGGAGCAAATTACAATCCTGGAAAGCTTTCGCTGAAAGCCAATTTGGGTTCAAGTTTCAGAATGCCTATTGCCAAAGAACTGGCTTCAAATGGTGTAAATTATCATTATTTCCGATTCGAAAAAGGAAATCCGAATTTGGATGCTGAGCGTTCCTATCAATTGGATTTAGGTGTGGAATGGAAAGCGCAAAACTTCTCTTTTCAGCTGACTCCGTTTGTGAACTATTTTCCAAATTTCATTTATCTCAATCCAACGGCAGCGCACGATATTTATTATGGCGCAGGAAATCAGGTTTTTGAATATGAACAAAGTAAAGTATTTCGTTACGGTGCAGAATTTCAAACGAGATATTATTTCCTAAAATCTTTAAGCGCAGAAATTGGTGCCGAATATCTTTATTCGGAACAAAAATCAGGAAGCAAAAAAGGCTATACGCTTCCGTTTTCTCCACCGCCTTCTGTTTTGTTGGGATTGAATTATGAACCTCAAATTTCCTTTTTAAAAGAACCATACTTTTCTGTTGATTATCGCTTTACGGCACAGCAAAACAATATCGTTCCTCCTGAGAAAAAAACAGCTGAAAGTCATGTTTTTAATCTGGCTTTTGGCTCAAAAATTAAAACAGAAAAACAGGATATCAGCATCAATATTCAGATCCAAAATTTATTTAATACCAGATATTTAAATCACACCAGCTTTTACCGACTTATCGAACTTCCAGAAGCGGGACGAAACATTATTGTTTCTATGAAGATTCCGTTTTTGGTTTCGCGATAA
- a CDS encoding DUF4625 domain-containing protein — translation MKTTKLILASLFAAMALTSCSNDDSEEKQAIPTIDKVELGLSNSETATIGADFHFNAEVTAADKIENVQIKILQRSTETYSKVWSHEITWTQYAGAKNANVHKHFDIPEDAAEGKYDFIIIVNDQNGSKLEVKKNLTIIN, via the coding sequence ATGAAAACAACAAAACTCATTCTGGCTTCACTCTTTGCTGCAATGGCTCTTACAAGCTGCAGTAACGACGATTCAGAAGAAAAACAAGCAATTCCAACTATTGACAAAGTCGAACTTGGTCTTAGCAACAGCGAAACAGCAACTATTGGCGCAGATTTCCATTTTAATGCAGAAGTAACTGCCGCTGATAAAATCGAAAATGTACAAATAAAAATTCTACAAAGAAGCACCGAAACATACTCGAAAGTTTGGTCGCACGAAATCACTTGGACACAATATGCAGGTGCAAAAAATGCCAATGTGCATAAGCATTTTGATATTCCTGAAGATGCCGCAGAAGGCAAATACGACTTCATCATTATCGTAAACGATCAAAACGGAAGCAAACTGGAAGTAAAGAAAAACTTAACCATTATAAATTAG
- a CDS encoding TdeIII family type II restriction endonuclease, whose amino-acid sequence MPTREEVYTIVRQTVINSISGYIANRQNAIPNFQILDLIIPTERRIRSVVGGMETSLGTTLWEPLAKAIAELNGFEIINQKLLCPSNMPAILQNTVQMLIEGRENKNPQYNAQHCHDRIKEVCQNFLINPINDFKPPAKGFGVDIWLKKDDVNYFFDTKTVQANVGSYAKCFSQILNWYSYFYSRYPDQNSSARIVFPYNPYGEVNFWSKTIGRGWPLEPNNEGWVQDDFWDFCSGLQNTYSIIHEAFIDISETGDLEEIIQQIFYGNN is encoded by the coding sequence ATGCCTACTAGAGAAGAAGTTTACACAATTGTTAGACAAACTGTTATAAATTCTATTTCGGGATATATTGCGAACAGGCAAAATGCGATACCTAATTTCCAAATTTTAGATTTAATAATCCCTACTGAGAGGAGAATAAGATCTGTTGTTGGAGGAATGGAAACATCGTTAGGCACTACTCTATGGGAACCTTTGGCAAAAGCAATTGCTGAATTAAATGGATTTGAAATAATAAATCAAAAACTATTATGCCCTTCAAATATGCCTGCTATTTTGCAAAATACTGTGCAAATGCTTATTGAGGGCAGAGAAAACAAAAATCCGCAATATAATGCACAACACTGCCACGATAGAATTAAAGAAGTTTGTCAAAACTTCTTAATCAATCCGATTAATGATTTTAAGCCTCCTGCAAAAGGATTTGGAGTTGATATTTGGCTAAAAAAAGATGATGTTAATTATTTTTTTGACACAAAAACCGTACAAGCAAATGTCGGCAGCTATGCTAAATGTTTTTCTCAAATACTTAATTGGTATTCTTATTTCTATTCCAGATATCCTGATCAAAATTCTAGCGCACGAATAGTTTTTCCTTATAATCCATATGGAGAAGTTAACTTTTGGTCAAAAACTATTGGCAGAGGTTGGCCACTCGAACCAAATAATGAAGGATGGGTTCAAGATGATTTTTGGGACTTTTGTTCTGGTCTACAAAACACTTATTCAATAATTCATGAAGCTTTTATAGACATCTCCGAAACAGGTGATTTAGAAGAAATTATACAGCAAATCTTCTATGGAAATAATTAG
- a CDS encoding HPF/RaiA family ribosome-associated protein, with the protein MKVQINTDKNIEGSARLESYFSGEVEKSLDRFQDKITRVEIHFGDENGEKFSLHDKKCVIEVRPVKLQPITVTEHADTLEKAFSGALAKAKKTLTSTFEKIKEH; encoded by the coding sequence ATGAAAGTACAAATCAACACCGACAAAAACATTGAAGGAAGTGCAAGATTAGAAAGTTATTTTTCTGGAGAAGTAGAAAAAAGCTTAGACCGTTTTCAAGATAAAATTACTCGCGTAGAAATTCATTTTGGAGATGAAAATGGAGAAAAATTCAGCTTGCATGACAAAAAATGTGTGATTGAAGTTCGTCCTGTAAAACTACAGCCAATTACGGTTACAGAACACGCCGACACTCTAGAAAAAGCTTTTAGCGGTGCATTGGCAAAAGCTAAAAAAACATTGACGAGCACTTTCGAGAAGATAAAAGAACATTAA
- the dcm gene encoding DNA (cytosine-5-)-methyltransferase: MVMSDYISLSEASELLGKSKETLRRWDNEGRLNAVREPMSNYRMYKRSEINNLFSSFIDNDIQETISNYVKPHNDYTVLELFAGAGGLAVGMEKAGLKCVALNEVDKWACATLRANRPNWNVLEGDIKDHNFSEFHNTVDVVTGGFPCQAFSYAGKKLGLADARGTLFYEFARAVKEVNPPICIGENVRGLLNHDNGKTLQGMISILDEIGYNVVPIQVLKAINFNVPQKRERLILVGIRKDIHVKYEYPKPYKKIYNLEDALKKGDLFDCDVPHSGGSKYPQSKVDVLKLVPQKGYWRDLPLDIQKEFMGGSFYLGGGKTGIARRIGWDEPCLTLTCSPAQKQTERCHPEETRPFTVREYARIQTFPDDWKFEGSLAQQYKQIGNAVPVNLGKEVGYSIISFLNQYYKMKK; encoded by the coding sequence TTGGTTATGAGTGATTATATTTCATTGTCTGAAGCATCAGAATTATTAGGAAAGAGTAAAGAGACTTTAAGACGTTGGGATAATGAAGGAAGACTGAATGCTGTACGTGAACCTATGAGTAATTATAGAATGTACAAAAGATCTGAAATTAATAATTTATTTTCAAGTTTTATAGATAATGATATACAAGAAACCATTTCTAATTATGTAAAGCCGCATAACGATTATACTGTTCTTGAACTTTTTGCAGGAGCTGGTGGTCTTGCGGTAGGAATGGAAAAAGCAGGTTTAAAATGTGTTGCTTTAAATGAAGTTGATAAATGGGCTTGTGCAACACTAAGAGCAAATAGACCCAATTGGAATGTTCTAGAAGGAGACATAAAAGATCATAATTTTTCAGAATTTCATAATACAGTTGATGTTGTAACCGGTGGTTTTCCATGTCAGGCATTTAGTTATGCGGGAAAAAAATTAGGATTAGCTGATGCTCGAGGCACATTGTTTTACGAATTTGCAAGAGCTGTTAAAGAAGTAAATCCTCCTATTTGTATTGGAGAAAATGTACGTGGATTACTAAACCATGATAACGGTAAAACATTACAAGGTATGATTTCTATTCTAGATGAAATCGGTTATAATGTAGTTCCTATACAAGTATTAAAAGCAATTAATTTTAATGTCCCTCAGAAAAGAGAACGATTAATTTTAGTTGGTATTAGAAAAGACATTCATGTAAAATATGAATATCCAAAACCTTATAAAAAAATATACAATCTTGAAGATGCTCTAAAAAAAGGCGATTTATTTGATTGTGATGTTCCTCATTCAGGAGGTTCAAAATATCCTCAATCAAAAGTTGATGTTTTAAAATTAGTTCCACAAAAAGGATATTGGAGAGACTTACCATTAGATATCCAAAAAGAATTTATGGGCGGAAGTTTTTATCTTGGTGGTGGAAAAACTGGTATTGCTAGAAGAATTGGATGGGATGAACCTTGTCTAACTTTAACTTGCAGTCCGGCACAAAAACAAACAGAAAGATGTCATCCAGAAGAAACTAGACCATTTACTGTTCGGGAATATGCTAGAATTCAAACATTTCCAGATGATTGGAAATTTGAAGGTTCTCTTGCTCAACAATATAAACAAATTGGAAATGCAGTTCCTGTAAACTTAGGCAAAGAAGTAGGATATTCCATCATAAGTTTCTTAAATCAATATTACAAAATGAAAAAATAA
- a CDS encoding AsmA family protein: MKEALSKTKSFLQSDSFKKYAKRFGYFILGLIAILLLACGGLSIYFNRNKAEIIAKVNTKINENINGKFHIRDFHYKFLTGFPNFTLALNDVEIKDNQWQSHKHTLLRAKEIEARLNILSLLQHEINIHKILINNADIYIYKAENGYSNVNIFKPKKKKTQTDKEKPETTIDEVNLNDVHVIIDNHLGHKLFDFDVASLESKVNYGDNNWQTNLYLKTKINSLAFNTVHGSFAKEKVLEGNFDISYAETNQKIDIKTKGLKIGSDVFDIIAYFNIGKSNSLFGINIGTDILWRNASNLLSANISSKLNQFDIKKPIKVNCDIKGDLNVEGDPKIVVQADIRDNEVSIPDGLFTNCSFKGIFTNTFKPKEESSDPNSAIILTNFKAEYENIPLKIAQAVINNLEKPIATGVVNSDFDISKLNGMMNEKILHFESGHAKANLKFQFDIVDLYINKPKFTGDVDIADATFDYIPKKIHAEKTAVQLSFTQQALYIKKIAYKHKKNIIRIDGKIDNFLNLYYDAPEKMVVNWNIYCPNIDVKQFLGVLQNSPKQKVAEKKPVKKNVNFTNQLRSVIEKCTAVINLKADNITYGALTATNTRATIQMLNSKILLKNGTLNTSGGSINFSGSVQPSGNRYVFTSNAQVNRVDIASFLRSFNNFGIKSFSPKNIRGRLTSNANVAGLMSSKGDLIVNSMKGKLDFNVNQGALINFEPIMKVGKFAFPFRDVENITFSDLSGSLNLRGEQIDVNKLTISSSVLNFDINGIYSFGRGTNLALTIPLRNSKNDAKLATKEERKAVRENGIVLHLIAYDNEGKMKVKWGKKDKG; encoded by the coding sequence ATGAAAGAAGCTTTATCCAAAACCAAATCTTTTCTGCAATCTGATTCTTTTAAAAAATATGCCAAACGTTTTGGATATTTTATCTTGGGCTTAATTGCCATTCTTTTGCTTGCCTGTGGAGGTTTGTCGATTTATTTTAATCGAAATAAAGCTGAAATTATTGCTAAAGTCAATACTAAAATCAACGAAAATATAAATGGCAAATTTCATATTAGAGATTTTCATTATAAGTTTCTAACGGGTTTCCCAAACTTTACGTTGGCGCTAAATGATGTCGAAATAAAAGACAATCAATGGCAGAGCCACAAACATACTTTGTTGAGAGCAAAAGAAATCGAAGCGCGTTTGAACATTTTGAGTTTGCTGCAGCACGAAATCAACATTCATAAAATCTTAATCAACAACGCTGATATCTATATTTATAAAGCCGAAAACGGTTATTCTAACGTCAATATTTTTAAACCGAAAAAGAAGAAAACTCAAACTGACAAAGAAAAACCCGAAACTACGATTGACGAAGTAAACCTCAACGATGTTCATGTTATTATTGACAATCATCTGGGGCATAAACTGTTTGATTTTGATGTGGCGAGTTTAGAATCTAAAGTAAATTATGGCGACAACAACTGGCAAACCAATCTGTATTTGAAAACCAAAATTAATAGTCTTGCCTTTAATACCGTTCACGGAAGTTTTGCTAAGGAAAAAGTTCTAGAAGGCAATTTTGATATTTCGTATGCCGAAACCAATCAGAAAATAGATATTAAAACCAAAGGACTTAAAATTGGTTCTGACGTTTTTGATATTATCGCTTATTTTAATATCGGAAAAAGCAATTCGCTTTTCGGAATCAATATCGGGACGGATATTTTATGGCGAAATGCTTCCAATTTATTATCGGCAAATATCAGTTCAAAACTCAACCAATTTGACATCAAAAAACCGATTAAGGTAAACTGCGACATAAAAGGCGATTTGAATGTAGAAGGCGATCCGAAAATTGTGGTGCAGGCAGACATTCGCGATAACGAAGTGAGTATTCCAGATGGTTTGTTTACCAATTGCAGTTTCAAAGGAATTTTTACTAACACTTTTAAACCCAAAGAAGAATCCAGCGATCCAAATTCAGCCATTATTCTAACCAATTTTAAAGCTGAATACGAAAACATTCCATTAAAAATTGCTCAAGCTGTAATTAACAATCTCGAAAAACCGATTGCCACCGGAGTTGTAAATTCCGATTTTGATATTTCGAAACTCAACGGAATGATGAACGAGAAAATTCTTCATTTTGAAAGCGGTCATGCCAAAGCCAATTTGAAATTTCAGTTTGACATTGTCGATTTGTACATCAATAAACCCAAATTTACAGGCGATGTAGATATTGCTGATGCCACATTCGATTATATTCCAAAAAAGATTCACGCCGAAAAAACGGCTGTACAATTGTCGTTTACGCAACAGGCGCTTTACATTAAAAAAATAGCTTACAAACACAAAAAGAACATTATTCGCATTGACGGAAAAATCGATAATTTCTTAAATCTCTATTACGACGCACCCGAAAAAATGGTCGTAAACTGGAATATTTACTGTCCAAATATTGATGTAAAACAGTTTTTAGGCGTTCTGCAAAATTCGCCGAAACAAAAAGTGGCAGAGAAAAAACCAGTTAAAAAGAATGTCAATTTTACAAATCAGTTGCGATCTGTAATAGAAAAATGTACGGCTGTAATTAATCTCAAAGCCGATAATATCACCTACGGGGCGCTTACCGCAACCAACACTCGGGCCACAATCCAGATGCTAAATTCTAAGATCCTGCTCAAAAACGGAACATTAAATACTTCTGGCGGAAGCATAAATTTTAGCGGTTCTGTACAGCCGAGCGGAAATCGTTATGTTTTTACTTCAAACGCACAGGTAAACCGAGTTGATATTGCGAGTTTTTTAAGGTCTTTTAATAATTTCGGAATTAAATCTTTCAGTCCAAAAAACATTCGCGGACGATTGACCAGCAATGCCAATGTTGCCGGTTTGATGAGCAGTAAAGGCGATCTTATTGTAAATTCTATGAAAGGAAAACTAGATTTTAATGTCAACCAAGGCGCCTTAATTAATTTTGAGCCGATTATGAAAGTCGGCAAATTTGCTTTTCCGTTTCGCGATGTCGAGAATATTACTTTCAGCGATTTGTCGGGTTCGCTCAATCTTCGCGGAGAACAAATCGACGTCAATAAACTTACCATAAGTTCCAGTGTCTTAAATTTTGACATAAATGGCATTTACTCTTTCGGCCGAGGCACCAATCTCGCCCTTACCATCCCGCTAAGAAATTCTAAAAACGACGCCAAACTCGCCACCAAAGAAGAACGAAAAGCCGTTCGCGAAAATGGTATTGTCCTGCATTTGATCGCTTATGATAATGAAGGAAAAATGAAGGTTAAGTGGGGGAAGAAGGATAAGGGGTAA
- a CDS encoding DUF4625 domain-containing protein produces MKKLKLLMGILALTFISSCSSDKAEIDSEYPVIDSTGANAFPIQCSTVERGKTFTFKATFNDNVALGSYSLDIHHNFDHHTHSTEVTTCEMEAVKSPVKPMLFINNYTIPNGVKTYEATAQITIPADVDPGDYHFMIRLTDKEGWQTLKGLSIKIL; encoded by the coding sequence ATGAAAAAATTAAAGCTTTTAATGGGCATTTTGGCTCTTACTTTTATTTCATCCTGCTCCAGCGACAAAGCCGAAATCGACAGCGAATATCCCGTAATTGATAGTACTGGAGCAAATGCTTTTCCGATTCAATGTAGTACAGTCGAACGCGGAAAGACCTTCACTTTCAAAGCTACTTTTAATGATAATGTCGCTCTGGGTTCTTACAGTCTTGATATTCATCACAATTTCGATCATCATACACATAGTACAGAAGTAACAACATGTGAAATGGAAGCTGTAAAAAGTCCTGTAAAACCAATGCTTTTCATCAACAATTATACTATTCCAAATGGTGTGAAAACTTACGAAGCAACAGCACAAATCACCATTCCTGCAGATGTTGATCCAGGCGATTATCATTTTATGATTCGCTTGACGGACAAAGAAGGCTGGCAGACGCTGAAAGGTTTAAGTATTAAAATTTTATAA
- a CDS encoding nuclear transport factor 2 family protein, with translation MKKTLLLLLFVASFANAQTDKIKINHTLDAWHKAAAEVKYDAYFNVLADDAIYIGTDATENWTKKEFAIWAKPFFDKGTTWNFKALERHIFFDKSGKIAWFDELLDTQMKICRGSGVLIKVGNEWKIQHYVLSMTVPNDEVDAITKIKAPIEDALIAKLQKK, from the coding sequence ATGAAAAAAACACTTTTACTCCTTTTATTTGTTGCTTCTTTTGCTAATGCGCAAACAGACAAAATCAAAATCAATCATACATTAGACGCTTGGCATAAAGCGGCTGCCGAAGTAAAATATGATGCCTACTTTAATGTCTTGGCAGACGATGCTATTTACATTGGAACGGATGCAACCGAAAATTGGACTAAAAAGGAATTTGCTATTTGGGCAAAACCATTTTTCGATAAAGGAACGACTTGGAATTTTAAAGCTTTAGAGCGTCATATCTTTTTTGATAAATCAGGGAAAATTGCTTGGTTTGATGAATTGTTAGATACTCAAATGAAAATCTGTCGCGGTTCTGGAGTTTTAATAAAAGTAGGGAACGAATGGAAAATTCAGCATTATGTTTTATCGATGACTGTTCCAAATGACGAAGTTGATGCCATAACCAAAATAAAAGCACCAATTGAAGACGCTTTGATTGCAAAACTTCAGAAAAAATAA
- the trxA gene encoding thioredoxin, whose protein sequence is MALAITDATFDEVVLKSDKPVMVDFWAAWCGPCRMVGPIIDQLSEEYAGKVVVGKVDVDANQEFAAKYGVRNIPTVLVFHNGEVVGKQVGVAPKQTYADSLDALL, encoded by the coding sequence ATGGCATTAGCAATAACAGATGCTACTTTTGATGAAGTAGTTTTAAAATCAGATAAACCAGTAATGGTAGATTTTTGGGCAGCATGGTGTGGTCCTTGTAGAATGGTTGGTCCAATCATTGACCAATTAAGCGAAGAGTACGCTGGTAAAGTAGTTGTTGGTAAAGTAGATGTAGATGCTAACCAAGAATTTGCTGCAAAATATGGTGTGCGTAACATACCAACCGTTTTGGTGTTTCATAACGGTGAAGTAGTAGGAAAACAAGTAGGAGTAGCTCCGAAACAAACCTACGCAGATAGTTTAGATGCTTTATTGTAA
- a CDS encoding ammonium transporter yields MKIEKRWIISFIMISVVCTIGAFWPTVTENNYVLSEFGATDHIVPADVAWMLTSSCLVLIMTPGLSFFYGGMVGKKNVISTMLQSFICLGVVTLLWVVVAFSLAFGEPVGFGSGDHFYSFFGNPTTFAFMDYVGVLPHKQLANTIPFMLFALFQMKFAIICPAIITGSFAERVRFISYLVFISLFTIFIYAPLCHAVWYPTGVLGSYFGVKDFAGGTVVHMSSGFAALAGVIVLGKRKNSQHIPTNIPFVLLGTGMLWFGWFGFNAGSALAANGTAAMAFATTTTSSAAAMLTWIFFDRMNGRKVSALGACIGAVVGLVAITPAAGFVSVPESMFFGFITALVSNTAVNCKYSKKFDDTLDVFACHGVGGIMGMILTAIFAHGENASLLHGGWNVFGHHMMALVLVSIFTFFGAYFLFKVTNFIIPLRVSEESEHIGLDLSQHDESLDPKAQPITEPHYG; encoded by the coding sequence ATGAAAATAGAAAAACGCTGGATTATCTCCTTTATCATGATAAGCGTCGTATGTACGATAGGGGCATTTTGGCCAACAGTGACCGAAAATAATTATGTTTTATCAGAATTTGGAGCTACAGATCATATCGTTCCTGCCGATGTTGCCTGGATGCTTACTTCGAGCTGTCTAGTTTTAATCATGACGCCAGGATTGTCTTTCTTTTATGGCGGAATGGTTGGAAAGAAAAATGTTATTTCGACCATGCTTCAAAGTTTTATCTGTCTGGGTGTCGTTACGCTTTTATGGGTAGTGGTTGCTTTTAGTTTGGCATTTGGAGAACCAGTTGGTTTTGGTTCTGGAGATCATTTTTATAGCTTTTTTGGCAATCCGACTACTTTTGCTTTTATGGATTATGTTGGCGTTCTGCCTCATAAACAATTGGCCAATACGATTCCGTTTATGCTTTTTGCTTTGTTTCAGATGAAATTTGCCATCATTTGTCCTGCTATTATTACGGGTTCATTTGCAGAACGCGTTCGTTTTATCTCTTATTTAGTTTTTATTAGTTTATTTACCATTTTTATATATGCTCCTTTATGTCATGCTGTTTGGTATCCAACGGGTGTTTTAGGAAGCTATTTTGGTGTTAAAGATTTTGCAGGAGGAACGGTTGTACACATGAGTTCTGGTTTTGCTGCTTTGGCTGGAGTTATTGTTTTAGGAAAAAGAAAAAACAGTCAGCATATTCCAACCAATATTCCTTTTGTATTATTAGGAACAGGAATGCTTTGGTTTGGCTGGTTCGGTTTCAACGCTGGATCTGCTCTTGCTGCCAACGGAACTGCTGCGATGGCTTTTGCAACCACTACAACTTCGTCTGCGGCAGCAATGCTAACTTGGATTTTCTTTGATAGAATGAACGGAAGAAAAGTTTCTGCTCTTGGAGCTTGTATTGGTGCTGTTGTAGGACTTGTTGCCATTACACCAGCTGCAGGATTTGTTTCGGTGCCAGAAAGTATGTTCTTCGGTTTCATTACTGCGTTGGTTTCTAACACGGCTGTAAATTGTAAATACTCTAAAAAGTTCGATGATACACTTGACGTTTTTGCTTGTCACGGTGTCGGCGGAATTATGGGAATGATTCTAACTGCTATTTTCGCTCACGGCGAAAATGCAAGTTTACTTCACGGCGGCTGGAATGTTTTCGGACATCACATGATGGCTTTGGTTTTGGTTTCTATCTTTACTTTCTTCGGAGCTTATTTCTTATTTAAAGTAACCAATTTCATTATTCCGCTAAGAGTTTCTGAAGAATCAGAACACATCGGATTGGATTTATCGCAACACGATGAATCTCTTGACCCAAAAGCACAACCCATTACTGAGCCTCATTATGGATAA